The genomic interval CTTACAATTCTGTACAGATTTAGTCGTCCgacatatacaaacatatttttgtctAACAATATTTACGAATGAACGTGTAGGTATAGGCGTAAATTTTGTCGTTTTAAATTTGGTTGACGTAAAACGAAACAATTAAGAAATTATTCCATGATCAGATAGTtaatatagtttatttaaaaTTCCTCGTACATATTTCTGTATTGATTTAAGATTGGTATAATTTAATACCGACATTTAAATCAATCAGACATATCAAATAACTGtttctgtaaacaaaatataGCACCCATATTTCTAAAATCTTTGCGATAACGAACACGTGGGTATGTTATACAGTGTACAATTAATGTACGACAACAGTTCGTACCACTTCCGTAGCTGCTTTTCTCATCAAAACCTTCGCACGGTCAGTCCATATAGCCGGGATTGTGATCACCCATTTAGTATCATCTTCTTTGTATGGAACTCCTGCCTCTTTAAGATTTTTTATTGCGTGGTCTTTCATGAACTGCATGGACTTTCCAAAGACCAATGAAGCTGGCAGGTGACGACCATTTGCGTCTTCCACTGTTGTATAAAGCATCATCTTGAACCCTCGGAAAAAGTACCAGTTCTCCCAGTCGGCTTCTTCTTCCTTGATTGTGCTGAACCTCTTGTCTGCCCGGAAACCGAACTCGCCCACCGACTTGTCGGGCTGTTTGACAAACATTTAAGttatcatattttcagtatatttggtattaCAATTTACTGGgcatgtctaccaggtaactacccgttaactataaataacgccagcaGATTGATcctcatcgtcacgtggtaaacccaggaatgcaaattgtgcatgcgttgtgaattgtatacattatacatataaaatgatcaatctacttgcgttatttatagtgtgtatattgttacgtctcctattttcgcgatgtactttcgatttcacatcgcgtaattttattaccaaatatgctgaaaatatgaacttttttcaagtaatgtaatataccagtcgtgatattttaatcaatataaactaataataattgtaaaaaaaaagtattttagaacttttcttttttcgtctttcgtggttgacagtccctttaaacagTAATGCGTTGATTATTCAATCAGCAGGTTAAAGctaaataataaatgtacattcatTATCTTAAAGTCTCTGATTTGTAGGCAGCAGACCAGCTaccgtttttttttacattttagacAAAAAGACACACTCATGCACGAGTTTGGACCACGTCTGTGATTACTGGAAATACAATTTACATATGCGAGGAAACCACACCTCACGGTGTTTAACCGAATTAAGGTTTGGGAGTTTAAGCATAATTATGCAATTCTATATGGCTTGAAATAATAAAAGTGCTTCGATAAGTACGGTTATCGATAGCATTGGTGCAGCTTATTTTGTTCTTGTAAGCCATGATACGCAATGCAACTTAACGTCCTGAAAATTGATCCGATGAAAAATTAATGACATATCTCAATGCACAGGATGCTCTGTACAATAGTTTATGAATGCACATACACATGTAGAAATagtttttaatatgtttgtacCTTCAACAGCAGCGCAGAAGGTGTTTTGTAGCAACAGAGTCCACCCTCGGACCATTTCGTGTTGATATGGATGTCCAGACGGTCTCGTTCAAAGTCCGTTCGAAACTGCCAAGCGTACCCACTCGCGTACGATCCGAAATCGATCGCTATCACCAGGCGAGGGCCAGGGGACTTGAAATATACAAGCTTTTATTGGTATGGTTTTGAGTTACTATAAAACATGGCTTACTATAAAGTCGGTTAGATTATTAATATGTCTATTATTATACGTCATGAGTATTTCTATTGTATATAAGAATTTATGATAATGACGATTTGCGGGAAAGAAATTAACCGTCTTAGTGGCAGTGAAAAGTATTAGCTTTTAGTCAGTTTTCGTAAaggtatgttgttttttaaccgcgtaaatatattattattatttagattGCCATCGAACAGTGCTTTgtcgattttttatttattacagaaattatGTTGTATTATCTCGTATTTTCGTGATAGCagcttattttttatattattgacagttataacatatatatatatatatatatatatatatatatatatatatatatatatatatatatatatatatctatatatatatatatatcttccaACTGTCTGCATGCACATGTGCATAAATATTGCAATAACATAACAGCAGTGAAAGCCTCCAGTGTCCAGTGTTAGCCTTTTCCTGAGGCCAATCCACAATGGGTACGTAATTATTGGGAATGTTTTGTATTTAGAAGTCAGacttgtatatattatatatgaacaaTTAGAAGTATCATTATAATGCTAGTTTGATCTAGTTGCGTATTATTAATTGTCGAGATAATTTGATGCCATTCATAAGACGCATTTTATTGACGGCCACCAGATAAAGCTGTGTATATATTAATCATGGTCAGGTActttaatgtatataaatgtatttcatcCAAATACATGAAGAGCTGAACATATAATACACGTttacaattattaacaaaaagcATATGAGCAATATGTATACATAGTACACTATCTTACACTTCTTTAGTGATCAGCACGGTAAACATTGACATTATAACCAGAATGaacttatatacacatatatttgaactaGGCAGGAAATTAAATTGATATTGTTAAGGAAAATAAATCTTCTAGTAATTGAAACAGGAAAAAACATTAAGCATGTGGTATAAGcattaaacatattatatcatAGTGCACAAACTTATTAGGCAATAAGTGATAATGCATAACGCACTTACACATGTATTTTCAAACCAATGCTGATCAAAACATACGCGAAAACAATCTGGCATTCTAGGTAAGAAAACGAAATTCTAGGATACCTTCTGTTTACTGATTATGTACTCATAGCGTATTGCGGTTAGATTGATAGCAACATAAGAAACAAACTGGCTAACACGTTACGAAAATACCTTCTTGAAAACGTTCTCTTAAGTATTTACGGCCA from Dreissena polymorpha isolate Duluth1 chromosome 1, UMN_Dpol_1.0, whole genome shotgun sequence carries:
- the LOC127864479 gene encoding heat shock 70 kDa protein 12B-like, producing the protein MPPKGHLTLDLAPDVKSPGPRLVIAIDFGSYASGYAWQFRTDFERDRLDIHINTKWSEGGLCCYKTPSALLLKPDKSVGEFGFRADKRFSTIKEEEADWENWYFFRGFKMMLYTTVEDANGRHLPASLVFGKSMQFMKDHAIKNLKEAGVPYKEDDTKWVITIPAIWTDRAKVLMRKAATEVAGISAENLTIALEPECAAIYCSQLTRQQLEIDGDGGKLQYIAAPDSVLMLVDMGGGTVDVTTVRVGKGGQLEHVQMSGGGPWGGMRIDDKFFTMLRYLIGQDVVDKFVTENEMDYFDLRMDF